A genomic region of Amblyraja radiata isolate CabotCenter1 chromosome 16, sAmbRad1.1.pri, whole genome shotgun sequence contains the following coding sequences:
- the LOC116982160 gene encoding nuclear factor 7, ovary-like → MEEQQKQKISQVREQSQSLKFHVTSQFVELRQILVKKEQRILGEIKEDEEKILSQMEKNLQDIQENLNFIEEELSNLQGRMEQTDIVLFLKEEAGRKSRISDESQTLSLRDGAILDERFDHPFWLNAVMRDIFVANQQGKTYGFLTSCVGDIFKL, encoded by the exons ATGGAAGAGCAACAGAAGCAGAAGATTTCCCAAGTCCGG GAGCAGTCACAAAGCCTCAAGTTTCACGTCACATCTCAGTTTGTTGAACTGCGCCAGATTCTCGTGAAGAAAGAGCAGCGCATTCTCGGAGAGAtcaaggaggatgaggagaagATTCTAAGTCAAATGGAGAAAAACCTTCAagacattcaagagaatttaaacttTATTGAGGAGGAACTCTCAAATCTGCAGGGGCGAATGGAACAAACAGACATCGTGTTATTTCTGAAG gaggaagctggtcgcaagagcaG AATTAGTGATGAGTCCCAGACATTGTCACTGAGAGATGGCGCCATATTGGATGAAAGATTTGATCACCCCTTCTGGTTGAACGCAGTGATGAGAGATATCTTTGTTGCCAATCAACAAGGTAAAACATATGGATTCCTCACTTCTTGTGTGGGTGACATATTTAAGTTGTAA